In Opitutaceae bacterium TAV5, one genomic interval encodes:
- a CDS encoding glycosyl transferase family 1 — protein MILFSHPTGNANARHAALGLFRAGLTAEFWTCLHYRAPALLERLLPARVAGQLRRRAWPPELSDAIRTRPFRELMRHVAPRLGLAGLTAHETGVFSVDAVYRALDRAVARRLGRGGFRAVYAYEDGARSSFMEARRRGLLTLYDLPIGHWRAARALLLEEAAREPEWAATLTGNRDSAAKTERKDAELALADVVFVASSYTRRTLDEAADFRGAVLVVPYGAPALASVPSSLPLPPAKTLRVLFVGSLGQRKGLSYLFAACRRVRSAVTLTVIGRKPAEPCAALDRELRSVRWIPSCPHPQVLAEMAAHDVFVFPSLFEGFGLVLLEALAAGLPVITTPHTAGPDLIRDGVEGFIVPIRDSSAIAERLELLHREPERRAGMSRSARLRAREYSWENYEQTLASCVARALAAT, from the coding sequence ATGATCCTTTTCAGCCATCCCACCGGCAACGCCAACGCCCGCCATGCCGCGCTCGGCCTGTTCCGCGCCGGCCTGACCGCCGAGTTCTGGACGTGCCTGCACTACCGCGCGCCGGCCCTGCTCGAACGGCTGCTGCCCGCCCGCGTGGCCGGCCAGCTCCGCCGCCGCGCCTGGCCGCCCGAACTCTCGGACGCCATCCGCACCCGGCCCTTTCGCGAGCTCATGCGGCATGTCGCCCCCCGGCTCGGGCTTGCCGGCCTCACCGCGCACGAAACCGGCGTCTTCAGTGTCGATGCCGTTTACCGCGCGCTCGACCGGGCCGTGGCCCGGCGGCTGGGCCGGGGCGGGTTTCGCGCCGTCTATGCCTACGAGGACGGCGCGCGGTCCTCCTTCATGGAGGCGCGCCGCCGCGGCCTGCTCACGCTCTACGACCTGCCCATCGGCCACTGGCGCGCCGCCCGCGCGCTGCTCCTGGAGGAGGCCGCGCGCGAACCCGAGTGGGCCGCCACCCTGACCGGCAACCGCGACAGCGCCGCCAAGACCGAGCGCAAGGACGCCGAGCTGGCGCTGGCCGACGTGGTTTTCGTCGCCAGTTCCTACACGCGCCGCACGCTGGACGAGGCCGCCGACTTCAGGGGCGCCGTCCTTGTCGTGCCCTACGGCGCTCCCGCGCTCGCATCCGTTCCTTCGTCTCTTCCCCTCCCGCCCGCGAAGACGTTGCGCGTGCTCTTCGTCGGTTCCCTCGGCCAGCGCAAGGGTCTCAGTTACCTCTTCGCCGCCTGCCGCCGGGTCCGGTCCGCCGTCACGCTGACGGTGATCGGCCGCAAGCCCGCCGAGCCCTGCGCCGCGCTCGACCGCGAATTGCGCTCCGTGCGCTGGATACCCAGTTGCCCGCATCCGCAGGTCCTCGCCGAGATGGCGGCCCACGACGTGTTCGTGTTCCCCTCGCTGTTCGAAGGCTTCGGGCTCGTGCTGCTGGAGGCGCTGGCGGCGGGGCTGCCGGTCATCACCACGCCGCACACCGCCGGACCCGACCTGATCCGCGACGGCGTGGAGGGATTCATCGTGCCGATCCGAGACAGCTCCGCCATCGCGGAACGGCTGGAACTCCTCCACCGCGAGCCGGAACGCCGGGCCGGGATGTCGCGGAGCGCCCGGCTGCGCGCCCGCGAGTATTCGTGGGAAAACTACGAGCAGACGCTCGCCTCCTGCGTCGCCCGGGCCCTCGCCGCAACCTGA
- a CDS encoding glycosyl transferase family 1, translating into MNLLFYVPAMAAYGGIERHICGLAAAAAVSGHTVRLLTTGNSLGPELRRELDHPRIALRELAFPRGSAGPFAKIGWLLNEIRRARAMPWDVIYTNAQSGLARLVWAAAGPPTRIVHHHHTAADAPEQATWSRGYRHVLKHAPLLVGCSRATCAALDAATGRDDAQFLPYLAACPVGQGQVVERDGGQPLRFGFCGRLIPEKGIDAILALSQLGELSGIEWHVHGAGEAYPPARFEAFPRVVYHGAYHSAAEHARALLALDAITLFSTHNEGMPLSLIEGMSAGLPWLATDRGGTRELATSPADSLVAPATARLPELGRHVRELADRILAGMTSRLRQRRHYDAGFAPPVVASRWIDFFQT; encoded by the coding sequence ATGAACCTTCTTTTCTACGTCCCCGCGATGGCGGCCTACGGCGGCATCGAGCGCCATATCTGCGGCCTCGCCGCCGCCGCCGCCGTGAGCGGCCACACCGTGCGCCTCCTCACCACCGGCAACTCGCTCGGCCCCGAACTGCGCCGCGAACTGGACCACCCGCGGATCGCCCTGCGCGAACTCGCGTTCCCGCGCGGTTCCGCCGGGCCGTTCGCAAAAATCGGGTGGCTGCTCAACGAAATCCGCCGCGCGCGCGCGATGCCATGGGATGTGATCTACACCAACGCCCAGAGCGGCCTCGCCCGCCTTGTCTGGGCCGCCGCCGGGCCGCCCACCCGCATCGTCCACCATCATCACACCGCCGCCGACGCGCCCGAGCAGGCCACCTGGTCGCGCGGTTACCGCCACGTGCTGAAACACGCCCCGCTCCTGGTCGGTTGCAGCCGGGCGACGTGCGCGGCGCTCGACGCCGCCACCGGCCGCGACGACGCGCAATTCCTGCCCTACCTGGCCGCCTGTCCGGTCGGGCAGGGCCAGGTCGTCGAACGCGACGGCGGGCAACCGCTCCGTTTCGGTTTCTGCGGCCGCCTCATCCCGGAAAAAGGCATCGACGCGATCCTCGCGCTTTCGCAACTGGGTGAACTCTCCGGCATCGAGTGGCACGTGCATGGCGCCGGGGAGGCATATCCGCCGGCGCGTTTCGAGGCGTTTCCCCGCGTCGTTTACCACGGCGCCTACCACTCCGCCGCGGAGCACGCCCGCGCCCTGCTCGCGCTCGACGCGATCACGCTCTTCTCCACGCACAACGAGGGCATGCCGCTCAGCCTGATCGAGGGCATGTCGGCGGGCCTCCCCTGGCTCGCCACCGACCGCGGCGGCACCCGCGAACTCGCCACCTCGCCGGCCGACAGCCTGGTCGCCCCGGCCACCGCCCGCCTGCCGGAGCTGGGCCGCCACGTGCGCGAACTGGCGGACCGTATCCTTGCCGGCATGACCTCCCGCCTCCGCCAGCGCCGCCACTACGACGCCGGCTTTGCGCCGCCGGTCGTGGCGTCCCGCTGGATCGATTTTTTCCAGACCTGA
- a CDS encoding glycosyl transferase yields the protein MNPPFVTLCLPAYNAARYLPETLACVRAQTFADWELIVTEDGSAESVETLVLAFAQTVPQPVVYQRHEQNRGLPATRNTGIAAARGEWIALLDSDDLWTPDHLAGLVACALRRPDAGLVHAGSVLFDSDTGRELEIRAPSAEAVRDFPRSLYLGDYVVQPSSVLLKKSLWASVGGFDPSYRYVEDREMWLRCARAGARFAFTGRNTCRYRKHAAALTAHAGPMAVAGAQVLERHLDWDVVAAPCRRLLTAEAWTSAGRIALRSDPRAARACFSRAWRIRRSPRLAGYWLAACLFALKQAPGILPFAARRLR from the coding sequence GTGAACCCGCCTTTTGTCACCCTCTGCCTCCCCGCCTACAACGCGGCGCGCTATCTCCCGGAAACCCTCGCCTGCGTCCGCGCGCAGACGTTTGCCGACTGGGAGCTGATCGTCACCGAGGACGGCTCCGCCGAGAGCGTCGAGACGCTCGTGCTCGCCTTCGCGCAAACCGTGCCACAACCGGTCGTCTACCAACGCCACGAGCAAAACCGCGGCCTGCCCGCCACGCGCAACACCGGCATCGCCGCCGCCCGGGGCGAATGGATCGCGCTCCTCGACAGCGACGACCTCTGGACCCCCGACCACCTCGCCGGCCTCGTCGCCTGCGCCCTCCGGCGGCCCGACGCCGGCCTCGTGCACGCGGGCTCGGTCCTTTTCGACAGCGACACCGGCCGCGAACTCGAAATCCGGGCGCCGTCGGCGGAGGCCGTCCGCGACTTCCCGCGCTCCCTCTACCTGGGCGACTACGTCGTGCAGCCCTCCTCCGTGCTGCTGAAAAAGTCCCTCTGGGCGAGCGTGGGCGGCTTCGACCCTTCCTATCGTTATGTCGAGGACCGCGAGATGTGGCTGCGCTGCGCGCGCGCCGGCGCGCGCTTCGCCTTCACCGGCCGCAACACCTGCCGCTACCGCAAACACGCCGCCGCGCTGACCGCCCACGCCGGCCCGATGGCGGTGGCCGGCGCGCAAGTGCTCGAACGCCACCTCGACTGGGACGTGGTCGCCGCGCCCTGCCGCCGCCTCCTCACCGCCGAGGCCTGGACCTCCGCCGGACGCATCGCCTTGCGCTCCGACCCCCGCGCCGCCCGCGCCTGTTTCTCCCGCGCCTGGCGCATCCGGCGCTCGCCGCGCCTCGCGGGCTACTGGCTGGCCGCCTGCCTCTTCGCTCTCAAACAAGCGCCGGGCATCCTGCCCTTCGCCGCGCGGAGGCTCCGGTGA
- a CDS encoding glycosyl transferase, whose protein sequence is MSVLIAAWQAAPTLARALASVRAQTHRDWELVVVEDGSRDGTEALVRAFAAEVSQPVRYDNPGVNQGVAAARNRLLRLAAGDALAFLDADDEWTPDHLRLAAARLAAGADLVAAGVSTFDLATGAPLGDVLPPAALESDPVGTLFRASVIVTSSCVVFTRDLLRRTGDFDLRFRIGEDRDYWLRAGHAGARLAIEPALTCRYAKHPGSAMARTLAVAEQTVRFYEKHARLTAVPVALRRRLLARSLATEARLLRATDPRASARLLWRAWRLAPADPALPAHLVFSALRAVVSRPSPRVLLVADLLGGQCRRSGIHQLARVLSGHPAVRVIATPDTRPRRALGKLWSMLHHWPARNQSQTFTELETDWALATARLAAAHFLVGEYHAPYLSRRPGKQAVIATLHMPASALDAPPPRTGRVHTLVLLSSRERDFFAGAWGARQTVVIPHGVDTDFFRPGAGPDPARPSILVVGRTLRDFALTGAAVLRLAARHPRWRFDFVVPASVWHGVELAAVRTLRGVCWHDRIDDETLRLLYQTATCHLTPFRDCTANNALVESLACGLPPVTNDRGGVRDYGAGVVYPLARDNSVAALMELCERHAAEPAWRSGIAAACRAFALDTLSWPVIARRHLELYAQVSRLS, encoded by the coding sequence ATCAGCGTCCTCATCGCCGCCTGGCAGGCCGCTCCCACCCTCGCCCGCGCCCTCGCCAGCGTGCGTGCCCAGACCCACCGCGACTGGGAACTCGTCGTCGTCGAGGACGGCTCCCGCGACGGCACCGAGGCCCTCGTGCGCGCCTTCGCCGCGGAAGTCTCCCAACCCGTCCGCTACGACAACCCCGGCGTCAACCAGGGCGTGGCCGCCGCGCGCAACCGCCTCCTGCGCCTCGCCGCCGGCGACGCCCTCGCCTTCCTCGACGCCGACGACGAATGGACGCCCGACCACCTGCGCCTCGCCGCCGCCCGCCTCGCCGCCGGCGCGGACCTCGTGGCCGCCGGCGTGAGCACCTTCGACCTCGCCACCGGCGCGCCGCTCGGCGACGTGCTTCCCCCCGCCGCTCTGGAAAGCGATCCCGTCGGCACCCTGTTTCGCGCCAGCGTCATCGTCACCAGTTCGTGCGTGGTCTTCACCCGCGACCTGCTCCGCCGCACCGGCGACTTCGACCTCCGCTTCCGCATCGGTGAAGATCGCGACTACTGGCTTCGCGCGGGCCACGCCGGCGCGCGTCTCGCCATCGAACCCGCCCTCACCTGCCGCTACGCCAAACACCCCGGCAGCGCCATGGCCCGCACGCTGGCCGTCGCGGAGCAGACCGTGCGGTTTTACGAAAAACACGCCCGCCTCACCGCCGTGCCCGTCGCCCTGCGCCGCCGCCTGCTCGCCCGCAGCCTCGCCACCGAAGCCCGCCTCCTCCGCGCGACCGACCCCCGCGCCAGCGCCCGCCTCCTCTGGCGCGCCTGGCGGCTCGCCCCCGCCGACCCCGCCCTGCCCGCCCACCTCGTGTTCTCCGCCCTGCGCGCGGTTGTCAGCCGCCCGTCACCGCGCGTCCTCCTCGTGGCCGACCTGCTCGGTGGCCAGTGCCGCCGCTCGGGCATCCACCAGCTCGCCCGCGTCCTTTCCGGCCACCCCGCCGTGCGCGTGATCGCCACCCCGGACACCCGCCCGCGCCGCGCGCTCGGCAAACTCTGGAGCATGCTCCACCACTGGCCGGCGCGCAACCAGTCGCAAACCTTCACCGAACTTGAAACGGACTGGGCTCTCGCCACCGCGCGCCTCGCCGCCGCGCACTTCCTCGTCGGCGAATACCACGCCCCCTATCTCTCCCGGCGCCCCGGAAAACAGGCGGTCATCGCCACCCTCCACATGCCCGCCTCCGCCCTCGACGCGCCGCCGCCCCGCACCGGACGGGTGCACACGCTGGTGCTGCTCTCGTCGCGCGAGCGGGATTTTTTCGCCGGCGCCTGGGGCGCGCGCCAGACCGTCGTCATTCCCCACGGCGTGGATACGGATTTTTTCCGCCCCGGGGCCGGCCCCGATCCGGCCCGCCCCTCGATTCTGGTCGTCGGGCGCACCCTGCGCGACTTCGCACTCACCGGCGCCGCGGTGCTGCGCCTGGCCGCCCGCCATCCGCGCTGGCGCTTCGACTTCGTGGTGCCCGCGTCCGTCTGGCACGGCGTCGAACTCGCCGCCGTGCGCACCCTGCGCGGCGTCTGCTGGCACGACCGGATCGACGACGAAACCCTGCGCCTCCTCTACCAGACCGCGACCTGCCACCTCACGCCCTTCCGGGACTGCACCGCCAACAACGCCCTCGTCGAATCGCTCGCCTGCGGCCTGCCCCCCGTCACAAACGACCGCGGCGGCGTGCGCGACTACGGCGCCGGCGTCGTGTATCCGCTCGCCCGTGACAACTCCGTCGCCGCCCTGATGGAACTCTGCGAACGCCACGCCGCGGAACCGGCGTGGCGCTCCGGCATCGCGGCGGCCTGCCGCGCGTTCGCGCTCGATACGCTGTCCTGGCCCGTCATCGCCCGCCGGCACCTCGAACTCTACGCGCAAGTCTCCCGCCTCTCGTGA
- a CDS encoding glycosyl transferase family 2 gives MNVPRISVVMPVYNAAPWLEAAVHSILRQTCRDFEFIAVDDGSTDGSGALLGRLAARDPRLRVVSRPNTGIVGALNDGLRLARGDYIARMDADDIALPERFDRQSDYLGGHPDCVAVGSAFIYMDARGALLKWNPRPLAHAEIEARLLLGDGGAIIHPAVMMRRSAVESAGGYRESAQWIEDLDLYLRLARIGTLANLPEVLLHYRYHEQSVNFTRNAGRSERKLAVLAEAHAARGLAFDAAACRSAPHPERIDADAARDFALTSLRFADRRTPWRYALRALLREPASRATWKTVSYLAKVSLGFIARPQAGPASVPRLLYIGQVPAEGTGSPVIVLRHLQRLSAAGWKITVVAEEGQETGTCRSAGWTVAHLPHRRAWWPPFRRDIALSRRVRTSLLGRECRRLTAGSPPDAVLGYLAAHSDFSAEIAARFARQSGVPLSLLIHDDAAAFAPDSAGKTRLRRRHAWILKQARRCWFVSPELAAAYDVPDTARRILPPIPEGRAETAVWQARRAKPRVVYAGHIWAPQFPLLGKIARVLDSAGARLTLLSRATDDLATFLATGVPADHLAPFPSNREALDYLVENADGILVSYTETVAEMPWIGTSFPSKLVEYTHLGLPCAIVAPAESSVGRWAARTAWSEFYLPDELGRVGEWAWELRQEPVWRQRREASLALARGEFSPEKIQASFAAGLLRT, from the coding sequence ATGAACGTTCCCCGCATCAGCGTGGTGATGCCTGTTTACAACGCCGCTCCCTGGCTGGAGGCCGCCGTGCACAGCATTCTCCGCCAGACTTGCCGTGATTTTGAATTCATCGCGGTGGATGACGGCTCGACGGACGGCTCCGGAGCCCTCCTCGGGCGCCTTGCCGCCCGCGATCCGCGTCTGCGCGTGGTCAGCCGCCCCAACACCGGCATTGTGGGCGCGCTCAATGACGGCCTCCGCCTCGCCCGCGGCGACTACATCGCCCGCATGGATGCCGACGACATCGCGCTCCCGGAACGATTCGATCGTCAATCGGACTACCTTGGCGGACATCCCGACTGTGTGGCCGTCGGCTCCGCCTTCATTTACATGGATGCCCGGGGCGCCTTGCTGAAATGGAATCCCCGCCCGCTCGCCCACGCCGAAATCGAGGCCCGGCTTCTGCTCGGCGATGGCGGCGCGATCATCCACCCCGCCGTCATGATGCGGCGGTCGGCGGTGGAAAGCGCGGGAGGCTACCGCGAGTCCGCGCAGTGGATCGAGGATCTCGATCTCTACCTCCGCCTCGCCCGCATCGGAACCCTGGCCAACCTGCCGGAGGTTCTTCTCCATTATCGCTATCATGAGCAAAGCGTGAATTTCACCCGGAATGCCGGGCGTTCCGAGCGCAAGCTCGCCGTTCTCGCCGAAGCGCACGCCGCGCGCGGCCTCGCGTTCGATGCCGCCGCCTGCCGGTCCGCTCCCCATCCCGAACGCATCGACGCCGATGCCGCCCGGGACTTTGCGCTGACCTCCCTGCGCTTCGCCGACCGGCGCACCCCCTGGCGCTACGCCCTGCGCGCGCTGCTTCGGGAGCCAGCCAGCCGCGCCACCTGGAAAACCGTTTCGTATCTCGCCAAAGTGAGCCTGGGCTTCATTGCGCGTCCGCAGGCCGGGCCGGCCTCCGTGCCCCGCCTGCTCTATATCGGCCAGGTTCCCGCCGAAGGCACCGGCAGCCCGGTCATCGTGCTCCGTCATCTGCAACGGCTCTCCGCCGCCGGCTGGAAAATCACCGTAGTGGCCGAAGAAGGACAGGAAACCGGAACCTGCCGGAGCGCCGGCTGGACGGTCGCACATCTGCCGCATCGCCGCGCGTGGTGGCCTCCGTTCCGCCGCGACATCGCCCTCTCCCGGCGGGTGCGCACGTCGCTGCTCGGTCGCGAATGCCGCCGGCTCACCGCCGGTTCGCCGCCGGATGCCGTCCTCGGATACCTCGCGGCCCATTCGGATTTTTCGGCGGAGATTGCCGCCCGGTTTGCCCGCCAGTCCGGCGTCCCCCTTTCGCTGCTGATTCACGACGACGCCGCCGCTTTCGCCCCCGACTCCGCCGGGAAAACCCGCCTTCGCCGCCGCCACGCCTGGATACTGAAACAGGCCCGCCGCTGCTGGTTCGTCTCGCCCGAGCTTGCGGCGGCTTACGACGTGCCCGACACCGCCCGCCGCATCCTCCCGCCCATCCCGGAGGGCCGGGCGGAGACCGCCGTCTGGCAGGCCCGCCGCGCGAAACCGCGGGTGGTTTACGCGGGCCACATCTGGGCTCCCCAGTTTCCCTTGCTCGGAAAAATCGCGCGGGTCCTCGACTCCGCCGGAGCGCGCCTCACGCTGCTTTCCCGGGCGACCGATGACCTCGCAACGTTTCTCGCCACCGGCGTTCCGGCCGATCACCTCGCCCCGTTCCCGTCCAACCGGGAGGCGCTCGATTACCTGGTCGAAAACGCCGACGGTATCCTCGTTTCGTATACGGAAACCGTCGCCGAGATGCCCTGGATCGGGACGAGTTTTCCCAGCAAGCTGGTCGAATACACGCACCTGGGCCTTCCCTGCGCGATTGTCGCCCCCGCCGAAAGTTCTGTCGGACGCTGGGCCGCCCGCACCGCCTGGTCCGAATTTTACCTGCCCGACGAGCTTGGACGCGTCGGCGAATGGGCGTGGGAGCTTCGGCAGGAGCCTGTCTGGCGCCAGCGCCGCGAAGCCAGCCTGGCCCTGGCCCGGGGCGAGTTTTCACCCGAAAAAATCCAGGCCTCGTTCGCCGCCGGTCTTCTCCGCACATGA
- a CDS encoding hemolytic protein HlpA-like protein, producing the protein MHTPLIFIVFNRPEVTARVFARIREARPATLYVICDGPRPHRPDDIPNVAAVRAIIEQGVDWDCDVIRDYADTNLGCRHRVASGLTRAFARLEHAIVLEDDCLPDPGFFPYCGELLARYRDDPRVMHIAGTNFSAPVGAAPHGPGYRFSHHPWIWGWATWRRAWEQYDFGMATWDARFSALRASFASPWEAQYWISTYDGARSDLDRADTWGFPWMFTVRSLGGLSVLPTVNLVENIGIGADSTHTKSDAAHLRIPASAAPLPLVCPAGRRVSRFADEHFTRVYCRHTGLRHAFSSLVRVWRASLRAA; encoded by the coding sequence ATGCACACCCCGCTGATTTTTATCGTCTTCAATCGCCCGGAGGTCACGGCCCGCGTCTTTGCCCGCATCCGGGAAGCCCGGCCCGCCACGCTCTATGTCATCTGTGACGGCCCCCGGCCGCACCGCCCCGACGACATCCCCAACGTCGCCGCTGTCCGCGCCATCATCGAACAGGGTGTCGATTGGGACTGCGACGTGATCCGCGACTATGCCGACACCAATCTTGGCTGCCGCCACCGGGTCGCCAGCGGCCTCACCCGGGCTTTCGCCCGACTGGAACACGCCATCGTGCTTGAAGACGACTGCCTGCCCGACCCCGGCTTTTTCCCCTACTGCGGCGAACTCCTCGCCCGCTATCGCGACGACCCCCGGGTCATGCACATCGCCGGCACCAATTTTTCCGCCCCCGTCGGCGCCGCGCCGCACGGGCCCGGCTACCGCTTCAGCCACCACCCCTGGATCTGGGGCTGGGCCACGTGGCGGCGCGCATGGGAACAATACGATTTCGGGATGGCGACCTGGGATGCGCGTTTCTCCGCGCTCCGCGCCAGTTTCGCCAGTCCGTGGGAGGCCCAGTATTGGATTTCCACCTACGATGGCGCCCGCTCCGACCTCGACCGCGCCGATACCTGGGGTTTCCCCTGGATGTTTACCGTCCGCTCCCTCGGCGGCCTGTCCGTGCTGCCCACGGTCAATCTGGTGGAGAATATCGGGATCGGGGCGGACTCCACCCACACCAAGAGCGACGCCGCCCACCTCCGGATCCCCGCGTCCGCCGCGCCCCTGCCCCTGGTCTGCCCGGCCGGCCGTCGCGTCAGCCGTTTCGCCGACGAACACTTCACCCGTGTCTATTGCCGCCACACCGGGCTTCGCCACGCTTTCTCCTCTCTTGTCCGCGTCTGGCGCGCCTCCCTCCGCGCCGCCTGA
- a CDS encoding ABC transporter ATP-binding protein gives MNRPIITARGVSKRYRLGQIGMTSFRDELSRLAARWRRSRADPPPPAGEFRALKDMSFDILPGEIVGVVGRNGAGKSTLLKILSRTTEPTTGEIVMHGRVGSLLEVGTGFHPDLTGRQNIYLNGAILGMTRAEVTARFDEIVAFSELAPFIDTPVKRYSSGMYVRLAFAVAAHLEPEILILDEVLAVGDADFQRKCLNRMSEISTSRGRTILLVSHNMQALRRLCGKCLYLERGESLGIMPVEDAIARYSRHLLPSPPRVSLAGLPRGHGEGTRVRLLALGTQDGAPLRYGHPARFQLDFRLTEPVRRFALGLGFATRDGQRVLTLDSDTMTAPLDLEPGAYRATLGLDFWPLPESQYHVSCAAIEGSSYPDTLVDVALWDVLPAAEDETTHRSSPNARPPVAVSVMKMEPLVHA, from the coding sequence ATGAACCGGCCCATCATCACCGCCCGCGGCGTCTCCAAGCGCTACCGGCTCGGCCAGATCGGCATGACCAGCTTCCGCGACGAACTCTCCCGCCTCGCCGCCCGCTGGCGGCGCAGCCGCGCCGACCCACCCCCGCCCGCCGGCGAATTCCGGGCGCTCAAGGACATGTCCTTCGACATCCTGCCCGGCGAGATCGTCGGCGTCGTCGGGCGCAACGGCGCCGGCAAGAGCACCCTGTTAAAAATCCTCTCCCGCACCACCGAGCCAACGACCGGCGAGATCGTCATGCACGGACGCGTCGGCAGCCTGCTCGAGGTCGGCACCGGCTTCCACCCCGACCTCACCGGCCGGCAGAACATCTACCTCAACGGCGCCATCCTCGGCATGACCCGCGCCGAAGTCACGGCCCGCTTCGACGAGATCGTCGCCTTCTCCGAACTCGCCCCCTTCATCGACACCCCCGTCAAACGTTACTCCAGCGGCATGTATGTGCGCCTCGCCTTCGCCGTCGCCGCCCACCTCGAACCCGAAATCCTTATCCTCGACGAAGTGCTCGCCGTCGGCGACGCCGACTTCCAGCGCAAGTGCCTCAACCGCATGTCGGAGATTTCCACCTCCCGCGGACGCACCATCCTCCTCGTCAGCCACAACATGCAGGCCCTCCGCCGCCTCTGCGGCAAATGTCTCTACCTCGAACGCGGCGAAAGCCTCGGCATCATGCCCGTCGAGGACGCCATCGCCCGCTACTCCCGCCACCTCCTCCCCTCCCCGCCCCGCGTCAGCCTCGCCGGCCTCCCCCGCGGCCACGGCGAAGGCACCCGCGTGCGCCTCCTCGCGCTCGGCACGCAGGACGGCGCGCCCCTCCGCTACGGCCACCCCGCCCGCTTCCAGCTCGACTTCCGCCTCACCGAACCCGTGCGCCGCTTCGCCCTCGGCCTCGGCTTCGCCACCCGCGACGGCCAGCGTGTGCTCACCCTCGACTCCGACACCATGACCGCCCCCCTCGACCTCGAACCCGGCGCCTACCGCGCCACCCTCGGCCTCGACTTCTGGCCTCTCCCCGAAAGCCAATACCACGTCAGTTGCGCCGCCATCGAAGGCTCCTCCTATCCCGACACCCTCGTTGACGTGGCTCTCTGGGACGTGCTCCCCGCCGCCGAGGACGAGACCACCCACCGCTCCTCGCCCAACGCCCGCCCTCCCGTCGCGGTGTCCGTCATGAAAATGGAACCACTGGTCCACGCATGA
- a CDS encoding ABC transporter permease yields the protein MTPPVSEHIIHIRPDQSWLRIDWAGLWQYRDLLVLLVQRDFTAKYQQTVLGPLWFIVNPLINAAVFTILFSRIIGIPTDGVPPMLFYLGGQLAWNYFANVLSTTGNSLAGNAGIFSKVYFPRLIPPLALCGSSLIAFLVQFAVFLVFWTWHLVATPFGAALHVGASLALLPLLLLQTAALGLGVGLVLSALTAKYRDLQQLTGYLLQIWMYATPVIYPLSRIPEEWRWVANLNPMASIVESTRLILLGTGSVTPAGLAVSVLLTVAVLLGGIVLYQRSARTFVDTV from the coding sequence ATGACTCCTCCCGTATCCGAACATATAATACACATCCGGCCCGACCAGTCCTGGCTGCGCATCGACTGGGCCGGCCTGTGGCAGTATCGCGACTTGCTCGTGCTGCTGGTCCAGCGCGACTTCACCGCGAAATACCAGCAGACCGTCCTCGGGCCGCTCTGGTTCATCGTCAACCCGCTGATCAACGCCGCCGTTTTCACCATCCTCTTTTCCCGCATCATCGGCATCCCGACGGACGGCGTGCCGCCGATGCTCTTCTACCTCGGCGGCCAGCTCGCCTGGAACTATTTTGCCAACGTGCTCTCCACCACCGGCAACTCCCTCGCCGGCAACGCGGGCATCTTCAGCAAAGTCTATTTCCCCCGCCTCATCCCGCCGCTCGCGCTGTGCGGCTCCAGCCTCATCGCCTTCCTCGTCCAGTTCGCGGTCTTCCTCGTGTTCTGGACCTGGCACCTCGTCGCCACGCCCTTCGGCGCCGCGCTGCACGTCGGCGCCTCGCTCGCCCTGCTTCCCCTGCTCCTCCTCCAGACGGCGGCGCTCGGACTCGGAGTCGGTCTCGTCCTCTCCGCCCTCACCGCGAAGTATCGCGACCTCCAGCAACTCACCGGCTACCTCCTGCAAATCTGGATGTATGCCACGCCCGTCATCTACCCTCTCTCGCGCATCCCCGAGGAATGGCGCTGGGTCGCGAACCTCAACCCCATGGCCTCCATCGTCGAGTCCACCCGCCTCATCCTGCTCGGCACCGGCAGCGTCACCCCCGCCGGCCTCGCCGTCTCCGTGCTCCTCACGGTCGCCGTGCTCCTCGGCGGCATCGTGCTCTACCAACGCTCCGCCCGCACCTTCGTGGACACTGTCTGA